Genomic DNA from Theileria equi strain WA chromosome 4 map unlocalized gcontig_1105316255033, whole genome shotgun sequence:
GTCTTGTGCAATGATCAACCAACTGCGGCGCAAATCAATAACATTGCCCAATCGAtacttgaaaattttaaagtcAACCAACCCTCCATTGGAGGATTGTGCAAGTTTAATGAAACCGAATCATGCGAAGATTCCGAGCTTAGTTCAGACGACGAAGAGGATATCCAGGTGTTTGCCGAAATGATTCTCCCAGAGAGTGAAAAGGAGTCAAAAACCAAGCTTTGGGATGAAATCACAAAGGACATCATGCAAAAGGTCATGAGACGACAAAAGGAAAGGAAAAAGAGGGAAGAATCTGGACAAGCTATCAAAAAACGCAAATATACAAGGAGAAAATATATGGACTACCCAGAAGCAAACAATGCAGCAGAATCAACCAAAATGGCACTCGAACGACGTGCCAAGGGATTTATTAGCCACATTAACACAAACGCCTTTAATGCACTACTATCACAAAGCTAGAGGCCTTAAAATTTCACACTGTATACTATCTGTCACCGGATTTCACTCCACCATGCTCCAGCTGCACATTTCCTGTCCACTTTGGGTCAGAGGGATGTGGCTTGATACAAGAGAAAGTGTTTTAGAGCAAAATTATCTACAAAAAGGTAAGTTTGTGCCGCATGCACATTATTTAGGTATGAATCCTTTGTCTTTAGTGTTCTGTAGATTGCACACACCACTACTCAAACAATCTCGAATTTTTACAAAGATAACCATTAAAACTGTACTAATGAATCTCTTAGGCTTAAAAATAGACTCACGAATGCATTGCGACTATTGTCTTTGGATAAGGGATTAGTGTGTAGACTCCTGTTCCTCTAATGAGGTTAGGAAAAGACATGAATGGGTTTCTACGGATGAATATATGAGGGTGGTTTACGGAATAATGTAGAATAGCCGTAATGACGGACTCCAGGTATACCTTAGGTATACTATAataatggaggatgggTGTAAGTGTCGTAGTAACAACGCAACCAGATTCAGGGGTAACAATTCAGCTTAAAGAAAAGTCACCTAGTGGAAACCCTCCTACTAAGACttatgatggaaatgacAAGATTACCATTACTGTCACAAGATATCCCTATCCTGGTGAAGGATCTGACTTCCTCAAGTTCACCCATACCCCTAATGGACAATCATTCACACTTGCAAAAGTACTAGGTGATGGAGGCAATCCTATTAGTGGAATTCCTCTTACGGGACCTAGTATGTCTGGGAAAGTAGGTTTAGTTGcagcttattactggaggTATGAATTAGATAACGCTCTCCTGATAGGAATCTACATGGATTCTGGAACTACTCAATACTATAGGAGCGATAAGAGTGGTACATGGAGTGAATATAAGGATATTAAGACACCTGTAAAAGAACCTACTAGGGATGAGTTAGACCTACTCAATTGTGAGATTAACGACGTAGTTCAAATAGATGTTAGCAGGACAGAGGGACCATATTGTCACAAACctggagattctccaaGTACTCATAAGGAGAAGAAAGTCAAAGTTGAGAAGGTACAAGATTTTTGTCAACTTCGGAATTACACGGCTTATCTTCATGTCCCAAATCCTAAGGCTCATTATGGAATAAACCTCAACACATTTAACATATCtggatttaaaaatggtaaTAATGAAGTAAGACTTAATAGTCTATCATTGCCTATTAAGGATGCTACTAGGGTTATTGTCTATATGTGTGAAGAAGTAAATAGAACACCTTTACTCATTTACTATAGCATGGTTACGAATAAACTTGATGGTTTTAATACTACTCATCATTGGTATAAGAATAGTAACGGAAAAACTCCTGATCATTGGACTGCTGAACATGAGTTATCTAAACATGGCCCAGGTTCCTATGGCAAAATCCGTGGAGTACTCGACTGTCTTGATAGTAGATGCAAACCTAAACTTGCTCCTCCTATTCCCAGTTCTCAAGTTGCTACTGCTACTCTATTAACCTCTCCTGATGCTAGGAATTCTCAAGACTCTACTTCTGTTATAAAAACCTTTTCCTATGTAACTACAGGTGTTCTTACAGCATCTGGctctcttactggattcGCCTACTTGCTCTATAAGAATACTAGAGATCCgtgggttagacagatataATTATCCTCTATGGGAATCTCAAAGGGATATATAGATGTCTTGCGTAAGCATTCCATAGAGGATAAACCAGTGGATATATAAAGCTAATCTGCCATAATTACACAGTATTAGTGACATATTAACAGATTCTACGGGGAACAAAGCGCTCTTTTGAGTAGTAATGTTTATTGTAGTAGTGATCCGTAGATGTTGCAAGGCCTATAGGATGTTCTCAAAACGTGAGTTGGTGTAGCTCCTCAGGATTCGGCAGCATACAAGCACTGCTCTACTATGCTTCTATGCATTATCCCTATTTAAGCTTTAAACCGCGATTTTACCGTTTGTCATTCATCGATCTCCACCTCTTCCTTCCCCATACCAATGGATTACTGGGGACTGAATGGGTATCGAGAAGATATACCACAGCCATTTGCTTCGTTTTTTAGTATTCATGGTAGAGAGTACGGGAAACTCGAGCATGGAGAAGAAGGTGTGCATGTGTAAGAAGAGCTTCTACACACCCCAGATAAGttaacatcttcctttacagCAGACTCCACATCCTATGGCGGTAGCATGAGGTTTTTAAGTTTGGTATTGGTTATGTATTTCCTGAAATTGGGCAGAGTCTGTTGGTGTGCCGGGAAACCTAATGTTCTCTCAATCAATCTTAGCGAGGGATCTAATGTTAACTCAATCGATATTGCCAAGGATCCAGGTCCTAATGTAGCTGAGGTTAATAATGAGAAAGATAATGGTGTAGATGGTAAAAAGTTTAATGTTAAGGATAGTGTCAAGATAACTTTAGTATTAGATAATGGAATCCAGATATGGAACGGAGGAGGTGACAAAAATTGTACAGTAATCGCAGTCCTGTAAAAACAAGGATACAACACTCTTCTTGCCATACGATATGTAGATACGAATGCTAAGAGGAAGAACGAGAAGGTAGAAGCTTATAAAAAAGATGGTAACCAGTGGAGCAAAATGACCAAAAAAGATTTTGAAGCCGCTTATGAAAGTATGAAAGCTGCCCCTGATGCCGGAAAAAAGGATCGCAAATAGACCAATCTTCTGGCACAGGTTCCCTAGatctttaaaatcaaaatgCTTCAATCTGTAAATCCGTAGACGCATACATTGATGGAGTTCCTTCCAGAGTACTAATTATAAATCCAGGTAAAACTGTCAATATCATAATGAATGGCGAAAAGTATGGGTGGGTGCATCTGGCGCTACATGCTCATACTGTATAGCGTTTTTGGAAAGTGGAGTTCCAAAAATGGCACTTGCCAATTCTGAAACGGAAAATAAAACAGTTCAGACATttttttaaatataaagcGGCCAGTGGTAATTGTttttggaagaagaaaGCAGATTGGTAGCAAACAACTGATTATATCAAGGACATCAACAACTTGAAAAAAAAACGAATGACAGATCCACTAGACTAACTCTGGATTTATCAACCGTTCCAAATGACAAAAATCACTACAAGACTATAGAGAGCAAACGTGGTGATGTTACAGTGAATTATTATGCTGCAAACTCTGGTTGTGTTATAGAAAAGGTTGCGAATGGATCGATTAGCCTATGGAGCGCTGAAAATGATACCATTTGCTTTCTCTGCGAACTACATTCCAAGGATAATTCAAAACTTCTAAGACTACACATAAAGATTGGAAGTTATCAGTTTactttccaaagttttGAACATTctgatggaaagtggaaTAGTATAACAGCTACAAATTTTACTGCTAAACTTcaaaaaatgtagtttaTTCCGGATCTTTAATACCATTAGTTATGTAAAATACTTTtcaagaatgaatggtacGAAGTCTACTGTGTAGACATTTAACTCACTAAAATCTGCCACAAGGTAgaatgttttaaatttcaaaatttgtcaTTCATCGTCATTATGTCGTGCATGAAACGCTTgttctccattttcatGCACAAAAATCCAGAGGAATAATATAAATTAAGAAGAGGGTTCTCTCTATAAGCTATCTTCtggtaaaaatgtaaaataatTCCAGGATGCGTAACCACGTTGGTaattttttcttcatccttctGGGTCCACGGGAGATATAAATTACAATTTTTAAGTAAAAATTAATACTATAGTCTTTATAAGCCCTAGTTCTTGTTAAATTTAGAAAAGTGAGTTATATAAAAGCGGGGTATTCTCCGAGAAAATCTTTATGAACTCCTCTTATGGAAGAGCTACTGGAATATAACTAGGTGTCATTAATAGCAAAAAATCAAACCTTTCATAATAGAATAAGTTTTAATACATCTCATGTCTTGCAATTGATTTAttcatttattcttccagatTCTAGTCCCCCAGACTtaacaaggaagaagagttttgCATTCAACTCCTCCCTATTCCATAAGAATATGAATATCGCATTATTGTTGTACGTTTGTTGTTTTACTAGGTTGTGTAATGGACTTTGGGGTTGTTTCTCTGGATCAAATGATGATAGAGATACCACTTCTACATCAAAACCAGCTGAAACTACAGAGGTTAATACGGTAACACTTGATTTTCTGGATATCGGAAAAGATGTTATCAAAGAACAAGTCCTCTTCGTTGAATACACTGATGAAGGGATTACCTGCAAGAGTTACACCCTGAGGGAGAATGTCACTACAACAAATGTCAAGGATGGAGATGCTACAATATGGACCACAGGAGACGAAGGGAAATATCTCAAAGTCTTGATATATTCCAAGGATAATGTCCATTTGTGTCGTATTAATGTGTTCCCTCTGGGTAACATTCCACACTGCTTTGAGAAGGTAAATGAGAAATGGGAATCACTAGAACATCCGGAATTCTCTAAAAAACTAAATGCCCTTTTAAAACCTGTAGACACAAAAATGAGACTAGAATTCATGATGTTGTCAGATGATGTAGCCGACCTTTATGAGTATTATTCCAGTGGAATGTTAGTCACTGTTGCATTCCCAAAGTTCAAGACTACAAGTGTATCCTATATAGGGGATATTTGGAAGGCTAACGGCAATGAAGAATGTACTCGTGCTCGCTTTTATACTATAGGAGGATGGTTTTGTACTCTTTATGTAAAGAAGGGTAACAGTACAGatatcaaaaattttgaatatagTAATAATCAGTGGAAATGTGTCACTAACCGTAACACACTTATAAACACCTGTAACTCCTATATACCTTCTGAGGACACCAAAACAAGTGTTACTACAAGCGTCATGGACATTACCAAGGAGGATAATGAGGTTTATAACACTAGTACTTCCACAGTATCTGGAATAAATGTCAAGAAACACACTCCACTCCCaaataaatttataaatgaggttaaagatggagaaactTTAATCTGGAAGACTCCTGATGCTCAAAGAGAGAGATGTGTATCCTGTGAGCTTAAATCAAGGGGAAACACCTCCGTAGCAATCCTAACACTAGCTACCACTTTTGACCTAAGCTTTCtctattttgaaaagaatggtactgaatggaagagtatagaAGGTGCAGAATTTAATAATAAGATCAAGGAGATGAATTGAATTAAAAACGAACAACCTCAAGAAACCACTGCCACACCCAAAAAAGAACAGAGTGATGTTCTGACATCCGAAACAAAAGTACGAACCAGCGAGCCAGAACCTAGCACTTTAGCCACGTAAAACATTAATATGTAACAAAATACATTGTACATGCACCAAATTAAGAGAGattattgaaaaatttcGAGATAATATAAGACGCGGAGACATCAAGGGTGATCAACGCGATAACTTTGGCCCTAAGTAGGTGATTTGGAATAGGTACCAACGAGAAAAAGTCAGAGATTGGTGGTAGTATGTCCGTTAAAAAGATTGCAAGTATTAAAAATGATCCTAATATTGGTTTGTAGACAAAGGCATTATTTTCCAAAGGTTCCATATAGGGGTAGTCTATATAGTTTGAAATGAAGCTTGAAAGATTCACTGCAAAGCAAATGTAGAAAACAAGTGTGTTTACAATGTTTGGTTCGAACTTAGCATCTAAATCCCCGACATAATCTGGACTTCTGAAACCCTTTCCCAAATTCCAGGTGTAGAGAAGCACAGTTCCATGTATCACTAGTTGAAAGCTCAAACTCATAAAATGAGAAGGACTGAAGATGGATTTTGCCGGTTTTTTTGTTGTAGTTTCATCTGATGGCTTTGACTTTGATAGAGCAATTACAAGATAAGTATAGAGTAGAGAATAGAGAGTTGTTTGCGCATCACTAAAATTGACACCATCTAGTGCTAAAATAGACATTCCCATTGCACTCATTAGAGAATTAATTCCCATGAGCTTGTACAACATAACAACATTTGATAGTGCGCATCTTCCGCTTTTTACCAATGTTGGGACACAATAAACATCTCCCTTATGATATGTGAACGGGGACGCTATACTGGCTTCTCCTAGTTTCAATTGTGGCATCTCATCATCCAATTCACTGGCAAGGCTTTTATATCTATCCTTCAATACCACGTTTCTATAATCTGGGGTCGTCAATCTATGAGCAGGTGAATTCGTAGATTTCTTAACACCCGTTGGGAAATTCAATTTTCTCTGCGTCACAGATTGTGGCTTTGCAGGCGAAGCCTTCAGTACAGAAGTAGGTGGTTCAACACGCTTATTTTTCTTCAGTGGGTTATTCAAGAGAGACAAACCAACATGAGCCACCTTCAGGGCTGCAATATCATTTGTACCATCTCCACACATTGCAATGATCTTTCCAGCATTTTTAAACGTTTGAATGATGAACTCCTTTTGCTGAGGGgacattcttgcaaaaACTGTGCAGTTTAGAATGATCTTTGAGACATCCTGTTGACTAATCTTCAACCCAGAATCCTCCGTGGAAGCATCCTGTGAAGATGCCTTGAGGAGCGAATCAAGAGTAGGTCCAGTAAGGCACAATCTGTACACCTTGAGTAAGTATGACATCTCAAATAGAATATCAGAGTTGTTAGATATCGAAAATACATTTTCACCGTTGCGCTTCTTCCATACAAAGGAACCGTTGACAAATGTCAATATGGCGAAATCACCAAAATCAGGAGCCTCACCATTTTTGCCATACTTTATCAAGTTTTCCATATTTCTTGGTTTTAATGCCATTGAAACCGCCCCGAAAAGACGTTTAAATGCCTGCTTTGTTTTGGTAATTGGACATTTAATTTCCGATAGGGGTTGTGTATCCACACTTCTTGCAGAGAGTGGACACTTGCCACCTATAGGAAGCTTGTCCGATGAATGTGAAACTGGGCATTTAGAATCTTTGCCAACGTATTGTTGATAGAGGGGACAAACTTCCATTCCTGTAGCTGTCGGTTTAGAAATCGGACACTTGTCAAAAAACTCCTTGTAAGATTCAGGGTCTTTAGAGTCACCTTTTGAAATGGGACATTTTGATTCCAAGCCCTTGCTCTTTATGGGAAATGGACATCCTGCAGTATCAGACAACTTTGGAGAAGCTCCAGATGGTTTCTTCCTATAGAGAGGACATCTTTCAATAGCAGGTTTATAGCCACTCTCTTGTGAAAATTTCGAGATTGGGCATCTAGAAGGCGATTCAACCATGCCCTTTGATTGGAATGGGCACTTTTCTGGACTTTCACCCGTTACAGGAAATGGACATTTATTTGGTGTACTTGTTCCAGAGACCTTTGGTTTTGAAATTGGGGCGTACTTTCTGGTCTTTACAAAACTTTCAGAGCGATCCGCAATTTCAGTAACACCCGCAACGTGGCATGCGGTCAAAACGTTATCGCCGGTAATCATAATGAGTTTGTGTCCATTTAGGCGTCTCATGCATGGTAAGCAAGATGATTTTATAGGGGCCTCAAGAGCCAAGAATCCTGAAAACTCCAAATCCTTTTCAATAAGAGTCCTATCTATAGCAAGTAGAGTTTCGTTTGGAATGTCATAAAGTCTTTTATATGCCAAAGTAAGCACTCTCAATCCCTTTATCGTGAGTTGCTGACAAACATGATCATAGTATGGAGGAACGTCTCGAAGTAATTTGCGGATATGGTCTGGCGATCCCTTGCAGAGTAGCACTGACTCTCCATCAAAACTTTCTTGGAATGAAAGGCTTGAAAGGTCCTCAAGATTTGAAAAAAAGTCAGAATCTCTTGACCAAAGGGTCGACTTTCCAGAAATATTGGCTATAACAGCCATTCTTCCCAGTTCAGAAGTAAATTGCCACCTTCTGATAATCTTGATACGTAGTGAAGATTCCCCAGATTTATCGTAAACCATTGATGGCAAAGATTCCACCGAAGAACCATCAGGCAAGAGATTAAATCCAAAGAACTCAAAAGAAGCCTTCTCCATAGGGTCTCCAACAATGGAATTTCCTACTTTATTCAGTGAATGACATCCTCCAATAACCATTGCAGATGAAATTGGAAGCTTTTTCGTTAAGGTATCCTTGTTGTTCAAAGTTTCTGGATCGGAAAATACACCAACTACGCTCATGGAGTCCTCAGAAAGGGTTCCCGTTTTGTCAAACGCACAAACGTCAAGAATACCCGCAAACGGCAGCCTAAATGGCTCAGTGCAGTAGAGACCTTTCCTTCTGAGTTGTACAATGGCAATAGTTACAGCCATTGAAAGAGTTACTGGAAATTCCGGGGGTATAACAGAAACTAAGATTCTGGAAGATACGAGCAAGAGCTTCTTCATGGAACTGCTTTGTGCCCTTTTGAATACCACAATGCATGCGGATATTGCAAACATTAAAAGAATTCCGAGAAAACACCACCCCTCAGCGGTAGATGCAGTCACACGTTCCCCAGAGTGGGTAATTGCATGAACCAAACGTCCTTGGTAACTTTCAAATCCGGTTCTAAGGACTAGACATATACACCCAGCTTTTCCTGCCTTAATTCCATTCCAGTCTGCACTTCCTGGACGTGACAACACTATGGATGTGCCTGCAAAGATAGTACTGTTTCTCAAGTCAAGAGCCTTGTTACTGGGATCAGCTGCACTCTTAAACTGTGGTATCGATTCACCAGTAAGAATTGACTCATCTACAACAACTTCACCAGAGAGAATGAGGCTATCTGCAGGAGCTAAGGTTGGTGTAGatccagattctccataGATAAGGATGATGTCCCCTGGGAAAACATCAGTGCTTAGTACAGTAACCCACTTGGAGTCCCTGTAAACATGGAGTCTTGACGGTGGTAATCTCATTGCATTTATCCTATCATATTCCATAATCCTCTTGTAGACCATTTGCACTTCAATAATAACCATTGATGCGATTGAAATTAGGGAATAATAGAGATAATCATCTAGAATCCACAAAAGTGTTGTTATAAGTTGGAATTGGAAAAATGGTGCCAAAAATGCGTCCATAAGCATTTTCCAGAAATTGCATTTTGGAATTTCATAATCATTTGGACCATACAAGTCGGAGCAGATTGACAAGTTAGATTCTAGTCCACTTTTTGGGGGTGACAGAACTTCCTTGGTTGACAATCCAGTCCAATCTGACAAGCTTGATACATCTATTCGATCAATGTGTTCAACTGGTTTGAAGCGATGAGTTGTTTTATCCAACAAAAACTTCTTGTGATCATGCATATAATAAATTGAGAGCCTAGAACGTTCAATAGCCAATAGAGCATCCTCAACCGTTCTCTTTGGCTCATTTACAGCCTTTGTTTTGTCCTGAACCTGATGAACAAAAACGTGCGTAGCTTTATCGAGGATAAAGGTGTAAAAACCCAGGGTTCCTTCTCTGTGTCCACATTTGCTGTAGAAAATCAATAGCCTCAGGGGGAGAATCCAGATTGATAACACCAACGCCAAGAGTACTACGAGTGTGAGAAACACAGAGAGTAGGTACAGACGCTCATTGGAAGTGAGTGAGTCGAAAAACTGCGCCACAACACTTGGCGACAAATTTCTCACCGATATCCCTAGACTATCCTCTTTAATTACTTCATTTACTAGTAACAGATGAAAAAATGATGTTTTAACTCTAACCAGTGAGTCGCGCTGGAACAGACTAGATAACAAGGCCAGTAGACAGACGGGCAGGGAATTAACGTAAACAAACGCCTTATTCCGGTAACTATATGCCGTCCTGAGCAGCTTAACCTCGACCATATTGTTAAAGCTCTGTATATTTGCAATTGAGCTGGTCACAATTGTTTATTCATGAAATTGTGTGTATTTACTTTCATGTTGCACAGTTATAGCGATAATTCAAGATTTCTCGTTGATTAACGTAGACTTTCCGAACACCTTCCATTAAATCCCTAACACCAGACTTAAAACACACAATGGAGGAACCATTTAGAGTGTATTCTCACCGCTGATTTTCGTTACTGATGGGGTGGTGATTCCATATCTTCCCAAACATTCGCTTTGGAGTTTAATTTTTCACACAAGAGTCTAATTCCGTGGCCTGTGACTCCATAGAGCTTGGCTTAGGTGGCATAAAGGCGTACAATAATGGAAAGTGGCATTTAAATACAGTACCAATGGCAGACCTGGAAAGCAGCCCAGAAATGGCTCATAGTAGCCCAAAGATCGAGGAAGACCAAGTAAAAAGTGCAGCTATACCCAAATTACCACTACTTGGAGCCTCACTTCTCTACATGATTGCAAGTAAGTCCGTTGGAAACCTACACACTGGATTCCAAAATCCTGCGTTTTTCGCCAACACAAATTTTGCAGATTATATGAATACATTTGGCAACTTGTCAATGTATGTCGGATCGTATATGTATACAGTTGGCAAAAATGAGTGGCTGAGATATCGCAATATCTCTGCCGTTTTCGGTATCATCGTCTTGTTCCAGAGCCTGAGTGGACTCTTTGCCGCGGACTTTCAGCGATATTTTGGAACAAAGTTGGCTATAATACTGAGTAGCAGTGTCATTGCACTCTCATTTGTCCTTTGCGCCTTTGGACTATACAGTTACAGTGCCTTTGTGACCTTCTACGGAGTGATACCTTCTATCGCCTCTGGTATGTCTAGGTTATTTTCATGCCTGTGGAATGTATAAAAACTGtaaatatggaatatttaGGTCTTCTTTTGCCGTTACCGCTGGATATAATGCTCAAGAGACACTCGAAACACAGGGGTTTCGTTTGTGGATTTATATACTTTGTCGGTGGAATAATCTCAATCTGCTTAATTCCAGTGCAGACTTACTTTGTCAATATATcagatgaaaagtttggGGATTCTCTCAGTGCTttaggtttgtttttgcGTGGAAATTATTCATTTGAAAACAGAGACATTTCATAAACCAATGGGAGTAGTTGATAGGATACCCAGACTCTTTATTTGCCAAGGAATAATATACTTGTTATCAATGGTGTGTTAGTGCAGAAGTAATTCATAAATTCGCAGCTATTAGCATTGAAATTTCTGGGTATTCGAGAGGCTACTCAGCCGATGGAGGGTACCAACTCTGATCTCGAATATGAGACCTTTATTAcaaaaagtttgtttatatAGCTGTTGACCTTATATATAAAAACTGTAGGATTGGTGGATCCAAAGGAGTCAAGCGATGCAGATACTGTGTTTGGTAGCGCATTATGCTATACATTGTGGCTTTTCCTACTCTTGTGCTGGTTATCCTCAATATACATTCATACGTACTGGAAGGTTGCAGCTTTGAAAAAGCTGGATATTCCAGATTTGACAATATCGATTATCGGAACAATAGCAGGGTTTGCAAATTTATTTGGAAGATGTATTTGGGGTTTTATATTTGACAGCTTTGGATGGAAGTTGTGCTGGACCTTTTTGCTCATAGGTTCCTCTGCAGCTACAGCAGGCACgcaatttttgtttgaGCCAAACGTTAGATTTTATACAATGTGGTAAGTGCACCAATGTATTTAACGCAAATGCTTTAGGGTAACACTTGTCTACTTTATTCATTCTGGAGTATTGACAATTTCTCCCATGACTGCACACAGACTTTTTGGCCCATcggtttgtttattttaatgAATGCAAATCCTCTACAGAAGTTCGTAAGTGCCATTGGATTTTTGAATACATCGAGGGGCGCCGCGGGTATTCTATTTACGGGCTATGCTTTTTATGGACTAAAAAAGTCTGACACTTATTTGCCAATTGCGATTTCTGGGTTATGTTTCGCTGGCTTATCTGTAGTAAAGTTTTTGGCTGACCAGTTAGCCCATGGACATAATAGCTAGTATATATTTGCAAGTAACAATTTATTGGTTCACTGAGGATAAATGTGACATTGCATGTAGTAAACTTACAATAGAGGGATGTATCAATTGTCTGAGGCATCTCTGGCACATCAACTTCAAATCTCTTTTGTACATCTGCCAGTGCGCTTGAGTCTTCGGGTGATGCCACAAAGGTGATAGCGAGTCCCTTGGTACCGAAACGACCTGCCCTGCCAACTCTGTGTAGGTAAGAGTCTGTTGAATCTGGCATATCATAGTTGATAACAATGTTGACACGTTCGACATCGATTCCACGTCCAAATAAGTCAGTAGCAACCATGATACGTTTgtcaaaatttttgaatTGCGTGTAACGAGAAATCCTTTCAGATTGCTCGAGACCTGATGGAATTGTTCACAAGTAGAACAACAAACCTGCATGAATAGCGATTGAGGGGAAATTGCACTCGGAGAGCAAATTATCGAGGGTGATTGCTCTTGAGACACTCTTTACAAAGATGATAACCTGGTTAAACTCCAGACTATCCAGCAAATCATTCAGTTTTCTGTTCTTATCACTTTCCTCCAGCTTGATGTAGTATTGCAAAAGACCGTGCAGTGTCAATTTGGATTCATCGTCCACAAATACTTCTACAGGGGATTGCATGAACCTCTTGCACAAATCTCTAATGCTACTGTTCATTGTAGCGGAGAAGAACATAACTtgcttcttctttggagtGCTCATGAAGATCGATTGCACATCTTGTCTCATGTCCAACTTTTCCAGACACTTGTCACATTCGTCAAGGACAAAGTGGCGAACACCCTCCACGTTCAAATGTTTTCCCTTGATAAGGGCCAGGAGACGACCTGGAGTACCCACCAAAATATGTGGGCACTTTGTTGGATCGCTTAACATTGCGATATCCTTTTGGATGGGGATACCACCGTATACAACTTCACAACGAACGCCAGACAAGTATTTGCTGAAACGATCGAATTCATTTTTAATCTGGAAAGCAAGCTCACGAGTATGTGATATTCCGATACAAGCAATCTTTGGCTCGCTAGTAGCCTTTGCTTCACCATCAGCTTCCCTCTTTACTCCTCCGGTGACAACATCACCTTCCTCAACTTCGATTTGTTGCAAGATGGATAGGACGAAAACAGCAGTTTTTCCCATACCAGATTTAGCTTGGCATAGAATGTCAACACCGGTGATAGCGTGTGGAATTGTTTCATGCTGAACTTCAGAGGGATGCTCAAAACCGGCATCGCTGATTGCTCTCAAAATTTCTGGTTTTAGAAAAAAGTCTCTAAAGCCGCTTGCATGGATTGCCACATAACTACCGCGGCCCATAACACCGTCAGAGCGGCCGCCTTTTTT
This window encodes:
- a CDS encoding conserved hypothetical protein (encoded by transcript BEWA_014380A), whose protein sequence is MADLESSPEMAHSSPKIEEDQVKSAAIPKLPLLGASLLYMIANYMNTFGNLSMYVGSYMYTVGKNEWLRYRNISAVFGIIVLFQSLSGLFAADFQRYFGTKLAIILSSSVIALSFVLCAFGLYSYSAFVTFYGVIPSIASGLLLPLPLDIMLKRHSKHRGFVCGFIYFVGGIISICLIPVQTYFVNISDEKFGDSLSALETFHKPMGVVDRIPRLFICQGIIYLLSMLLALKFLGIREATQPMEGTNSDLEYETFITKRLVDPKESSDADTVFGSALCYTLWLFLLLCWLSSIYIHTYWKVAALKKLDIPDLTISIIGTIAGFANLFGRCIWGFIFDSFGWKLCWTFLLIGSSAATAGTQFLFEPNVRFYTMWVTLVYFIHSGVLTISPMTAHRLFGPSVCLF
- a CDS encoding p-type ATPase family member protein (encoded by transcript BEWA_014370A) produces the protein MVEVKLLRTAYSYRNKAFVYVNSLPVCLLALLSSLFQRDSLVRVKTSFFHLLLVNEVIKEDSLGISVRNLSPSVVAQFFDSLTSNERLYLLSVFLTLVVLLALVLSIWILPLRLLIFYSKCGHREGTLGFYTFILDKATHVFVHQVQDKTKAVNEPKRTVEDALLAIERSRLSIYYMHDHKKFLLDKTTHRFKPVEHIDRIDVSSLSDWTGLSTKEVLSPPKSGLESNLSICSDLYGPNDYEIPKCNFWKMLMDAFLAPFFQFQLITTLLWILDDYLYYSLISIASMVIIEVQMVYKRIMEYDRINAMRLPPSRLHVYRDSKWVTVLSTDVFPGDIILIYGESGSTPTLAPADSLILSGEVVVDESILTGESIPQFKSAADPSNKALDLRNSTIFAGTSIVLSRPGSADWNGIKAGKAGCICLVLRTGFESYQGRLVHAITHSGERVTASTAEGWCFLGILLMFAISACIVVFKRAQSSSMKKLLLVSSRILVSVIPPEFPVTLSMAVTIAIVQLRRKGLYCTEPFRLPFAGILDVCAFDKTGTLSEDSMSVVGVFSDPETLNNKDTLTKKLPISSAMVIGGCHSLNKVGNSIVGDPMEKASFEFFGFNLLPDGSSVESLPSMVYDKSGESSLRIKIIRRWQFTSELGRMAVIANISGKSTLWSRDSDFFSNLEDLSSLSFQESFDGESVLLCKGSPDHIRKLLRDVPPYYDHVCQQLTIKGLRVLTLAYKRLYDIPNETLLAIDRTLIEKDLEFSGFLALEAPIKSSCLPCMRRLNGHKLIMITGDNVLTACHVAGVTEIADRSESFVKTRKYAPISKPKVSGTSTPNKCPFPVTGESPEKCPFQSKGMVESPSRCPISKFSQESGYKPAIERCPLYRKKPSGASPKLSDTAGCPFPIKSKGLESKCPISKGDSKDPESYKEFFDKCPISKPTATGMEVCPLYQQYVGKDSKCPVSHSSDKLPIGGKCPLSARSVDTQPLSEIKCPITKTKQAFKRLFGAVSMALKPRNMENLIKYGKNGEAPDFGDFAILTFVNGSFVWKKRNGENVFSISNNSDILFEMSYLLKVYRLCLTGPTLDSLLKASSQDASTEDSGLKISQQDVSKIILNCTVFARMSPQQKEFIIQTFKNAGKIIAMCGDGTNDIAALKVAHVGLSLLNNPLKKNKRVEPPTSVLKASPAKPQSVTQRKLNFPTGVKKSTNSPAHRLTTPDYRNVVLKDRYKSLASELDDEMPQLKLGEASIASPFTYHKGDVYCVPTLVKSGRCALSNVVMLYKLMGINSLMSAMGMSILALDGVNFSDAQTTLYSLLYTYLVIALSKSKPSDETTTKKPAKSIFSPSHFMSLSFQLVIHGTVLLYTWNLGKGFRSPDYVGDLDAKFEPNIVNTLVFYICFAVNLSSFISNYIDYPYMEPLENNAFVYKPILGSFLILAIFLTDILPPISDFFSLVPIPNHLLRAKVIALITLDVSASYIISKFFNNLS